A section of the Falco biarmicus isolate bFalBia1 chromosome 3, bFalBia1.pri, whole genome shotgun sequence genome encodes:
- the FBXO43 gene encoding F-box only protein 43: protein MSDSHSITFNVLKRNRLTSPSSNFKYSNFNDTCCASVFLDSRGNESVKDLDVDHKEAPSVTSLSLLQEHSEPNHPNTLFPVTSCENEINSISLSERREANRSVDLFETPRASRKGSSLRRWLLLSKAVPAGTTVGCCERQASSSGSSRKKIFSCGLSSEEKLPQTTSDSSKGQSYKPLTTSTSKTEDSNPVCPKRRLSFSQQRTSTLDESKCKDPLLLEPECLSPIQCKDITVSNTNELNESVLMNVSGGLLRTPTYVGVLPETNEGKFVTSINSLVENFNFELCDTKSPPARVASYPDLSTPEDSGYNSLHLDKSGDSLSDHEGSFQEFFQKHKEGSNILDSKRKTRKLERVRRLSTLREQGSQSETEDHHGSPSTSTCMLTEERNLDSEGHALILEEEPSGDVVRSHGDLSRTPALKIVHDICLQRRRSDQSQISENIDGTEILALEHVLAGLIGKKMGLEKLDILTELKYRNLKHVLAIVLDALTVESLCSIWKVSKTWREIIVQDKSADKRRKSYIEQHLKEEAGEYFLKAEDAATRVNVLSRSALRPVQAQARTPVAQTPPSYAELKPRRCSSAPHSTSRQEEYIKVAKTLFTDEALKPCPRCQYPAKYQLLKKWGLCSREACAFEFCILCLCAFHGSKECNSLSAKQKNKKDALPGSAQSKRNLKRL, encoded by the exons ATGTCAGACAGTCATTCAATAACGTTCAatgttcttaaaagaaatagATTAACATCTCCCAgcagtaattttaaatactcCAATTTTAATGACACATGTTGTGCTTCAGTATTTTTGGACAGCAGAGGCAACGAGTCAGTAAAAGATCTTGATGTAGACCATAAAGAAGCACCGAGTGTAACTAGTTTATCATTGCTACAAGAGCATTCTGAGCCCAATCATCCAAATACCCTTTTCCCTGTGACCTcttgtgaaaatgaaattaattctatcTCCTtatcagaaagaagagaagcaaaTAGAAGTGTAGATCTTTTTGAAACTCCTAGAGCGAGTAGAAAAGGCTCCTCACTACGCAGGTGGCTGCTTTTATCTAAGGCTGTTCCAGCTGGCACAACTGTAGGATGCTGTGAAAGGCAAGCTAGTTCTtcaggaagcagcaggaaaaaaatattctcttgtGGTTTGAGCTCTGAAGAAAAACTTCCACAAACTACTTCAGATTCTTCAAAAGGTCAAAGTTACAAACCTCTGACAACTAGCACCTCAAAAACTGAAGACTCTAATCCTGTTTGCCCAAAAAGGAGACTTTCCTTTTCACAACAAAGGACTTCTACGCTAGATGAGTCCAAATGTAAGGACCCCTTATTGCTAGAACCAGAATGTTTATCTCCAATTCAGTGTAAGGATATTACTGTTAGTAACACCAATGAATTAAATGAAAGTGTCCTTATGAATGTTAGTGGTGGGTTGCTTAGGACTCCTACTTATGTAGGTGTGTTACCTGAGACCAATGAGGGTAAGTTCGTGACTTCTATCAACAGCCTTGTAGAGAACTTTAACTTTGAACTATGTGATACAAAGTCTCCCCCTGCCAGGGTGGCAAGTTACCCAGATCTTTCAACACCTGAGGACAGTGGATATAATTCACTTCATTTGGACAAATCGGGAGACTCATTGTCTGATCATGAGGGATCTTTCCAAGAGTTCTTCCAAAAACATAAAGAAGGTTCCAACATACTAGATAGTaagagaaagacaagaaaacttGAGCGAGTTAGAAGGTTATCCACTCTTCGGGAACAGGGCTCACAGTCAGAGACAGAAGATCATCATGGCAGTCCTTCTACATCAACATGTATgttaacagaagaaagaaaccttGACAGTGAAGGCCATGCATTAATTTTAGAAGAAGAGCCTAGTGGAGATGTAGTTCGAAGTCATGGAGATCTCTCAAGAACTCCAGCTCTGAAAATAGTTCATGATATTTGCTTGCAAAGACGAAGATCAGACCAAAGTCAAATATCAGAGAATATTGATGGAACAGAAATACTTGCATTAGAACATGTTCTTGCTGGACTTATTGGCAAGAAAATGGGCCTTGAAAAATTAGATattttaacagaattaaaatacagaaatttaaaacatgTTCTTGCTATAGTTTTAGATGCTTTGACAGTGGAAAGTCTATGCAG TATTTGGAAAGTAAGCAAAACCTGGCGTGAAATCATTGTACAAGATAAAAGTGCAGATAAGAGGAGAAAGTCGTACATAGAACAACACCTGAAAGAGGAAGCTGGG GAATATTTCTTGAAAGCTGAAGATGCTGCCACAAGAGTTAATGTTCTCAGTAGATCTGCTCTAAGGCCTGTTCAAGCTCAAGCCAGAACTCCTGTAGCACAAACACCACCATCATACGCTGAACTTAAACCCAGGAGATGCAGTTCTGCTCCCCATTCAACTAGTAGACAGGAAGAATACATAAAA GTTGCTAAAACGCTTTTCACTGACGAAGCTCTAAAACCCTGTCCAAGATGTCAATATCCTGCTAAGTATCAATTGTTAAAGAAATGGGGACTATGTAGCAGAGAGGCATGTGCATTTGAGTTCTGTATTTTATGTCTGTGTGCATTCCATGGGTCAAAAGAATGTAATAGTctatctgcaaaacagaagaacaaaaaagatgCTCTTCCGGGAAGTGcccaaagcaaaagaaatttaaaaagactCTAA